aaggagagaggaaaaattcatCAAAACTGATCACTACATCAAATAAATGACATTTTACATGTAATATTCCCTATCTGTGCATCTTCACCTCTACATGAGTgaagttttctcttctctctgctttGGGTTCAAAGTTGTTCTCCATAATTTCAAAACaagtatttccaattattttgtggtggttttcctttccatttatataTTCCACACTCATAAGAGAGGACAAGGAATGGGATTCATAAAAGAGGTTGAAAACCTCATAGCTCTGGCAAACTCCAAATAGCTCAGTTTGAAAATCTaatggaatttggaactcaaaattatttttttaaaatggttttaagAACCTTTAACATGTCacgggggggaaatatatatttttaaacaagaaaacTTAATGCCTTAGGACTGGACTGACTGAATCTAGGAACAGGAGCTAAAAGAacattccacacacacacacacacacacacacacacacacacaaaaaaaaaaaaaaaaaaaaaaagaaaaaaaaaaaaaagaacagattcaGATCCAATCAGAGCTACTTCTTTGAACATCTGAATGGAAGAACAGGGCTAGTTTTAAGACATACATGACTTTCTATTATAGGAACTACTGCTTGCCCTCTGAGGGAGTTGGCAAGGACCCAGATGGTCAGGGCTTCCTTTCTTCTGGGTCAGAAGACATTTGGTCATTAAACAGGGCTTGCTGAACCAGGTAATACAATATTTCCATTCATCCAGATTCTGCAGCTTGGACAGTCTTGGAATGCCAAACCTTTGAATGATATATTTTTACTTCAAGGATCTGTGAGGATATTTAACTAATGTAGATCCTGACTTCTTGAGACGGTCTTCCTGAGTTTTGCTGACCCCATCTCTGCGAATCACACAGTAGGTCAGTTCTGGTAATAAACTTCCCAATATAGAGCTAGTGAGCTTGGACCACACTGCCCAAATTGGGGAATACGACCCTTAGCATTGGCTgctttgttttggatttttttttttttttggtactgttTTGCTGGGGGACTGAAAATTTGGACCTCTTTTCTCTCATGTGGCTACCCAGTCTCGgtctcaaatgtttttaaatgcctcTCCGATCCCTGTCCACATCTCTCGGGTACTTGTGAGTGTCCCTGACACTTCACATGACTCTCTCAGGATCTAAGatctacatgtaaaaataaaatgacatataCAAAGTACTTTGAGAATATAAAAGCTAGCTGCTGTAATTAATCAGAGGAATGTTCTGGAGTATCTGGTCTCCCTCTCCCAGGTTAAGGCTTACAACTACATCTCTCCTCCCACTTTTTCCCCTGAAGTATATTGGACTCCCTCCTTCCCCAGGCCCCTTGGACAATGTGTGAGTGACCACCAGGGTATGTCTGTACTTCAATGTAGACACACTCAAGAGCCAGATTGCTGTTTTGGCTTTCACTCTGCTTTCTCTTAAGCACTGAGCTTACAGCCACTCTGTGTTTATCTTTAGGTAAAacaggattaaaaaggaaaaaaaaaaaaaatcaagccttgGACCCAGGGGATGAATAGCCCAAACTTTTGCATTTAGATTGAGGACTGGCCAAAAGCCAGTAGGGAGAAACAAACTGAAGCAGGATAGTGATTTTTTGGTCTTATTCTTCACCCCAGGATGAGGGAGAAAATAGGGATGGTTGAGTAAATAGAGTGGGGTGCAGGGAACAGAGGAGATACCTCCAGTCACAATTTCAACTCATACATAAGCTGAAAACCAATATTGCTGCAGACTGAAGGGTGAGGAGAGGAAATCTCTTCATTCTTAAGAAAATGACGGGAAAATTGTAGCTtaataaaatatacagagaaacaCTCCAGATGCTTCTGAATAGCCTAACGGACCTCAAAAGGATTCCTCTGCTCAGATATTAAATACAGGCTGAAAGAGAGAGGGGCCTCAGAACCCATGTAGCCCTATCCCTTAACACATCTTAGGGCCCTCAGGGACAGCATTTGAACCTGGGGCCCTTTGGCTCTCAGCTTCTCTCTCTggcctttcctcctttcctctgtcTGACTTGCTCACACACAGCAACATGCAAAGGTTATCAGAAAACAATGCAAAACCACAGAGTCTGGTGGGTTTGGAATTTCTTCTTGTTTgttaaaatggggaaagggggaTCCCATCCCCCTGGGCTCTGGGGAAGGCATGCAGGTGATCCCAGGGGGGAGACGGGATGGACAGGGGGACTGGGGCGGGGAAGGTGAGAGTCCTGGAGTTTCCCACAGTCCATTTCTATGCAGGTGAGGCAGTGCTGGACAGGAGAACAGAAGACGGGAAGGGAAGTAGGGCAAAAGGCAAGGGTAGGGAAGCCTTTGGGAATCAGTTATTCACATGCAAAATCCAGCTGCCCTGAAAACCTACATGGAGTTTTGAGTAGagacatacacataaatacatttttatacacaagcgcgcacgcacacacacacacaaatggggCCCTGTGTTCCCGTGTTtgtacacatgcatgtgtgtatgtgtgtgtgagtgcataTAAGTACATGGAACCTGAAATCAGAAGCTGACTTTGTAGTGATTCTCTAGGGTAactagggaaggggaggggaggacgGGCAGGGCTGGGTAGCTGTTTAGTCTTTGAGAAGGTCCCTCAGTCTCTAATGTGAGCCCAGCTTCAAATTAAATCTAGGCAgaggagagtgtgtgtgtgtgtgtgtgtgtgtgtgtgtgtgtgtgtgtgtgtgtgaagacaCAGTCCCTGCCTGGCTACCAAGTCCTGTCTCCCCCCCTCCAGGTCTccaggggaaaggggaaagaaatcaaCATGGGGGGTGCAGAGGAGAAGGATGAAGGGGCCTGCAGGAGATGTCCTCTCCCCTGCCCCCGGCCCTGGGAGCTAGgccttggggaggggagggggaaggcctCCCTTATCTTTCCGCCTCCATGGTCGAGTTGGCCTTCTGTTCTGAGGTGGCCTGCTGGGAGGCTGGGGGAGGCCAGTCCGAGGGCTGGGAAGAAGGGGCAGGAGTCCATGAGTATTGCTGCGGCTGCAGGGGCTGCTGCTGTGGGCCCGGAGGTGAGGCAGTGGGCCAGCCGGGGGTGGGAAAGCTCCCAAAGTGGGGGGGATGCGGAAGGGGTGGGGGCGAGGTGGCCGAGGAAGCCATGGGGCTGCTGCTGTGGAAGCTCTCAGAGGCCTTGAGGCGGGAGAGCATGGTGAGGGCGTCGGGGAAGTTGGGGGGCGTGGCGGGGGTGTTGGCAGGAGTGCACATctgtggagagaaaagagagagggccAGGTTAGAGCAAGTCTGCCTCTGCAGCCCAGAAGCAAGGTGGAAGCCCGGACAAGTGGCTCCAGCAACCCCTGTCCCCTGGCCAAGGAGCCAGCAtgtaccttccttccttccctaaccCTCAGAGCCCTATCAAAAGGCCAGTTTCTGCTCACCTACTAGAAGAAGAATCCATCTTAGAATAAAATCATGCAGCCCAACACTGACCTGAAGTTATAGGTCGGTCAGTTCTTGCTTGCTATTAGAACTGTCCAAATGATTTCTCCGTGTTCCTCCTGGGCTCCCTCCTGTCTCACCTGGACACAGGCTGAACACGCCCTTCTGGCCCAGGGCCCCTCCAGAATTCTATCTCAAGCACTGCCACAGCTACTTCTACGGgcagatatatatttatacatatcccATGGGCAGAACCATATAAAAAAGACTGGATCTTTCCGGTTCTTCCTGACACTAAGGAGTGGCATTTAAAACTTTCCAAGCCCTGCCTTTCTACCTGCCTCTTTATCCTTATCTCACATCATTCCCCTTCACACACTCCACATTCCAGCCAAACGGGCCTGACTGTTACCTGAACTCAGCATGCATCTCTACCTCTTTTCAAGGCACAAGCCTGGTATGCATTTCCTCCTTGTTTTATTTGTTCAGATTTTTTGGTAATTATCTTCCTCCATGGCTTAGTTCAGCCAGTATCTTCTTCATAAATCCTCCCCTGATCTCCAATCCCCAATTAATAAGAGTCTACTCTGAAGCGTCAGTAATGGCTCAAAGACCTAACTGACTCCCCTCTGTATAGTTCCCACTTCTCAAATTTTGGTTCTCATCAACATAAGCCATGACTTACTCCATCTTCCAGGAAACTAGTGTTCAGCACTTCACCCTAAGGCCCCATCAATCTAATTAGATACTTTTGTGGGCCTTATAGGATCTGGAGGACTAGCAATCAGCCCAGGGGATTAGGAGGCCAAACAAGGACCAGAACACTATCTAGATTCAAGCCCCATTGACCATCAATAGGATGTGGAAAACAACCAAAAGAGCTTCTTCCTTtggtcctttccttttccagatgtTGTACTCTGGTCAGGAGACATTGCATCTGAGCCTGGGGGAGGAAGAGCACTGTAAAAAGAAAGGAGGGCTTTAACAGCAAAGTTGGTTGGGAGGAAGAAGAGGCCTGGATGATGGATGAACAGAGGAGAAGGAGTGGAATTGGGAAATAATATCTAGAAGAATCCAGAAAGACTAGCATAACTCTGTAGGGTTAAGCCCTGGGGATTTTCTTATTCTAAACAGCCTGCTGAGGGTCCATGTTACTCTAGGAGATAGATCTTTCTAAAGGCATCTGTTTCCTCCATTCCAGAATGAGTGTAAGACTTGGGTAAGACCCCCATGCCCTTCATCCACTAACTAGGTATACCCTGTTCTTCCCCACAATATGCTGATAGTCAAGCTGGGCTAAGAGAAGGAAGTGAGAGGTCAAGGATTTATTGGGCCTGACTCTGTCTGGAAACAGACAGCCTTTCCACCTCATACCACCCCCAGCATCCTCCTTTATGAGAAGAAAGAACGCCCAATGTAGGTCTGGGTTCTAATTTTGGCTCCGACAATAACTCGAGTGCTTTTGGGGAAATCCCCTCATTTCTTCTGCCCTCAGCTCACTCCTCCATGAC
This sequence is a window from Sminthopsis crassicaudata isolate SCR6 chromosome 1, ASM4859323v1, whole genome shotgun sequence. Protein-coding genes within it:
- the UBALD1 gene encoding UBA-like domain-containing protein 1, yielding MSVNMDELKHQVMINQFVLTAGCAADQAKQLLQAAHWQFEIALSAFFQETNIPYSHHHHQMMCTPANTPATPPNFPDALTMLSRLKASESFHSSSPMASSATSPPPLPHPPHFGSFPTPGWPTASPPGPQQQPLQPQQYSWTPAPSSQPSDWPPPASQQATSEQKANSTMEAER